In Dasypus novemcinctus isolate mDasNov1 chromosome 10, mDasNov1.1.hap2, whole genome shotgun sequence, one DNA window encodes the following:
- the LOC101411670 gene encoding LOW QUALITY PROTEIN: olfactory receptor 5AN1-like (The sequence of the model RefSeq protein was modified relative to this genomic sequence to represent the inferred CDS: inserted 1 base in 1 codon) has protein sequence MIGGENITEITHFILLGFSDLPRILPLLFVVFLVIYATGLTWNLSLIVLIRMDSLLHTPMYFFLSNLSFVDMYYVTATVPKMLFSFFQEKQTITFLGCIVQYFIFSTMGLSESCLLTAMAYDRYAAICNPLLYSSIMSPTLCVRMALGAYMAGLSASLSQLCGLLQLHFCGPNVISHFFCDMPQLLILSCTDIFFIPVMLAILSMIFGITNVLVILISYVYIVISIMKITSAKGRSKSFNTCASHLTAVSLFYTSGLFVYXSSSSSGSSSFDRFASVLYTVVIPMMNPLIYSLRNREIKDALKRL, from the exons ATGATTGGGGGAGAAAATATTACCGAGATCACTCATTTCATCCTATTGGGATTCTCAGATCTTCCCAGAATCTTACCATTGCTCTTTGTTGTATTCCTGGTCATCTATGCTACGGGTTTGACCTGGAacctgtctcttattgtcttaaTAAGGATGGATTCCCTCCTCCATacacccatgtactttttcctcagcAACCTGTCCTTCGTAGATATGTACTATGTTACTGCCACTGTTCCAAAGATGCTCTTCAGCTTCTTTCAGGAGAAGCAAACAATCACCTTTTTGGGTTGCATTGTCCAGTATTTCATCTTTTCAACAATGGGACTGAGCGAGTCTTGTCTCCTGACAGCCATGGCGTATGACCGATATGCTGCCATTTGTAACCCACTGCTCTATTCATCCATCATGTCACCCACCCTCTGTGTTCGAATGGCGCTGGGAGCCTATATGGCTGGACTCTCTGCTTCCTTATCCCAATTGTGTGGCTTGCTTCAACTTCACTTTTGTGGGCCCAATGTTATCAGCCATTTCTTCTGTGACATGCCCCAATTGTTAATCTTGTCATGCACTGACATTTTCTTCATACCAGTCATGCTTGCTATATTATCAATGATATTTGGGATAACAAATGTTCTAGTTATCCTGATATCCTATGTCTATATTGTTATCTCGATCATGAAGATCACTTCAGCTAAAGGCAGATCCAAGTCTTTCAACACCTGTGCTTCTCACCTGACTGCTGTTTCTCTCTTCTATACAtcaggtttgtttgttt taagttCCAGCTCAAGTGGTTCCTCCAGCTTTGACAGATTTGCCTCAGTTTTGTACACTGTGGTCATTCCCATGATGAATCCTTTGATTTACAGTCTGAGGAACAGGGAGATCAAAGATGCTTTGAAGAGGTTGTGA